cGCCGAAAAGCAATGCTGCTGTTTGTCTGCAGAGCTGCGGTGAGCGGAGCCCCCTTGCCGAGCCCCGAGCCCCGCGCCCCGCagggagctcagaggttagctcgCAGGCTTGTGCAGGAAGCGGGCAGGAAACGGCCAACACCCTCCTGCATTCTCATGCACATACAGCACGAACGTATGTGATGGATGGCAGCCTCCTTATCATCAGCTAGACGGCAAACGGATCCTTGCCAACAGCAGCGCATTAAGTGATTCTCCTCCAAACCCACAGCAAAGGTACCGTTAAGATGTGCGCCCGCAGTCCGGGAGGTACTTGCCTTCCAGCATGTCCaggtgggagggaggagaaaatcaCTCCAGTGCTCCTGGCTGTTTTGGGATTGAAGGCTATCACGCGGAATGCAGGGTTTCCACAGAGCTCGCTCTCTTTGGCATGTGGGTGACTTAAAACAACAAACAGAAGGCCCTgatacacagaggaaaaatacatcactaaaaacagcagcaagagggggaaaaaatccaaagAATTTTCCAAAAATTAATTGCTACATTCTCTCTATAATCAAAACCTCATGAACAGTGATGCATTATTTTTACCGAATAAAATAGAAATGCTTTACTTTCCTTatcaaattatattaaaaagtgAGGCAGAAGCTGACTGATAAGGGGTCAAAGCGGAACAGCAAAATGACATTGCAGTGACCCAATGGGTTTTATGCACTTATCTTTCTGCTTAAAAGAGCTAAACTTGGAGTAGGATCAGATGACATTTAAAGCAGACTTTATGGGCCTCCGTTTAATCCCTAGCAACTTATCCATTTAACAAGAATTCCACGTAAACTGGCATGGCTGAAAACAGTGGCTCTAACAAAAGTCACAGGTCAGAATGAAATATCCTGGGATAGATATTCTGAAGAAGTCTCCAAAGAGTCTGACTCAAGGCATCATTATTGGACAAGAGATTCCTGTCCTAAAAGGTTAAGTGTTTACTGAAAACAATGACACCCTTGAAAAACCACAAAATCCAGCTGGAATCACAGCACAAGTGGAAGCAAATGGGAAAGAATCACTAGtatgaactgtttaaaaaaaagatgtatcCTCAGCGGTATGTGTAAATAATGACCAATTCAAGTATGTTTTCTGACAGTGCAGCTTCACCATGCTGGCAGCTACCAACTTGTGAAAAGGAAGAGATTTACTGAGCACCAGCACTGGGCAACAGAACGTCTGCTTCCCACACACAAGATGTCTTGGGCTGCCGCTTTGGAATACGCTTGGATGCATCACTCTTATCAGTATACTGCAGAAAGCCAAGAATGTGAGGTAACCAATGTGGCTTATTTCTCCAAGTTAAcctattttcctttgaaatatctTCAATGGATCTAAATACAGCGGATATTTCAATCCATTCTAGAAACCCACTCCTTTAAACCCCCGCTGCGGTTAGTCATGCAGTCTATGCATAAACTGTGTGCCGCTATTTCACATACGTACAGAGTCAGAATACGCTCGATGGCAGATTGAAGCTGGGTAGGAATAACCAACGTGCATCTTTTTCAGGAGCTGGCCCGTTTTCAAATTCCTGCagtcagtgaaaataaaattctGACTGCTTTTCCATCCTCAATCTGTTATTTTTCTAATCACAGTTATACCATTATGAAAGACAGAGAGACACACTTTTGGTTCCAGATAAACCAAACCAAGACAGGACAAAAGGCTACAGAAAGATCTAACGAATATGATAAAAATGCAAGTAGAATTATAACAGCATATTTCATTCACTATATATCAGTCTAAATGCAAAGAAGTTAGAATTATGTATCAGATTCTAGGCCCTTTGAATTATTGGTTCATGGGAAAATCAGCAGCCAACCAAACCACTATATAATGTCTATAGCTAGCTGTTATAGCCACCATTTACGCCTGCAAGCTCTATCATTTAATTGCAAAGGAAACACTGACCAAACAACAATGCTGTTCACTGCAGTGGTGCCAACCAAAGCATCTCTCATTCCTTCTACTTCAGCAAAAGCCAGAACAGTTTCTTCAGGGGGCATCAAAGTCTGTCCCTCCTTGCTCCTAAACAGCAGATGCAAGCAAATGAGTAAAGCCAGCCAAAATCATACAAATGTTCCGTACACAGCACACCTCCAGAAAGAACAGGAACCTGACACTTTTCTACATCTGAGATGCCTCCTCTCCTTCCACCTGCCATACTGAGACCACGCTGAAACCAGAAGACTCACCTTCCTGTCTCTGAAAATGATATCATCTCCACTTGTTGCTCTTGCacagttctgctgctgctgaccAGCCTCCTATCCTTTAGCCCAAGAACAGCTTTTATAGTTCCAGTTTTTACTAGTGATTGCTTGAATGAGTCATTCTCAGAAGAATAAAGCAAGAGCCTAAGTTAAGAGAAAAGTATGCATAATGACAAAAGAAAGTAGAACTCAAACATGCCATAGCGTATAAAAAATGAACATATCTTTAAACAGCCTACCACCTCTAGGGGTGAATAAGCAAATCTTTGTAGTTGTTTTTTTTGATACCCCTTCCTTATTTTTCAAAGgttaaagcatttgaaaaagtGACAGATCAGCAAAGCACAATTTAAACCACTACAGAAGAGGAGAGTAAAGCTGCAGATATTCAGGGTGGAAAGCACTAGTAAGAAATAAATACAACACCTTATTTCTCCAATCTCCAAATCTCCCAATGCTATACACACGAGATTACAGGTGTCTGGCAGAGGAATAATCTGTATTACTGGAATCTAGGACAGTAAAGCAAGAATTCAGTGTTACCCACAATGTCCCTCTTACTTTGACTTTATTCCCATTATCTAGAGTGTTTCAAGTAAAATTATACAGAGAAGAACTAGTTTTCTTCAGACTTTTCTGAAGAAGCACAATTAGATCAACAGTGAACTTACTGCTGACTATTTCCCTAATTAAACAATCCCCACTGATATAACACAACGAATGATTCCAGGGGGCCTAAAGGGAAAGAGCATGACAAATCAGTGGCTGCTGCGCAACCACTATTCAGTACATGAAGTATCAGCATCCATCAGATAACACGTGACCATACAAACCACTGATCACCCCTGTCAACAGCGCAAATCATTCTCTTCTGTTGCCTGATGGAAGGATAATTTATGCCACCCAAAGAACTAACCTTGCACCCAAGACTCCAAGGTCCTTGTGTTAGTTCCTTGGGAACTAACACACTGTAACAAGAGAATTGTTCCAAATTCTAGAAATAAAGACCATGTCTGTACCTCTCCGGGTTGCCAAGTATAGACCTTTCCCCAGTGGCCAGGCGCCAGAAGTTTCCACAGGGAAACAGAACTCTCACAAGCCGTCACAACACATAGCTCTCTGCAGCCACCTGCTTCCCACCACATGGTACTCACATCCACAGCACAAGAATGCGAGGAATCCtgtccaaaacaaaacagtccCGATATTCTTTTGATAGATACAGTTATTTAACCTGGAGGTTCAGGTTTAGAAAACTGTTACTTGAGATCCAATATGATGAGAATTTGAGGCTCAAACTTAATGCTcaagatgtttatttttgagTGTAGTGTCAGTAAGGCATTAAGGAAAATAAGTGTGGTGGGTTTCATCCTTCGAGCAGTGAATATACTTGCTCATTTCACAGAAATCACTTATTTGAAAACAACAGGGACTCTGCAGAGCCCAGAGGTGGAACAGGACTGAGGGTACCACGGTACAGCCACAGCAAAGCCTGAGTGCCACCTATCTGTAGTCATGCACATGCTTCCCTTACTGCACATACAGGAGACAGAACTCGCAGTAGTGCAGACAAAGGTGAAAACTGAACAAAGCAAGGGCATTCTCTTCTCCCTTGTATAAAAAGTTCTCAGCTTCAGTCATGTTATTGCTGGCTAGCTGTGCCAACTCCACAGGGTTGCTTCTTGAGCAAAACTTGGCAGTTTGGTTTGAAGAAGCTAGAGGTGACCTAGCCCCTGCAAGCTCCTTTGGAGTTCAGTGGGCTTTCCCACAGATGTCACTTCCTTGCCTGCCAACTGTCCTCTACCCCCTACAAGACACTGGAGATACAAGAGGACAGCAAAAGGACACCACTGCAGGAGGAAGATCCCATGGCTCAGCTGTGCAAACAGTCTTGGGCAAGATTTGCCTTGGTCATGGCACGTACACACAAGACTGCTCCTGAGGGGTGTGAACATTAGCATGTGCATTTGGCAGTGCTGTAATCCCAAATAAAATATGCTCCTCGCTGGGTTAGTCAGTGTCTGAAATGGGAACAGGAGGCCATGGAAGCCACTGGGCAGGCACAGTAGGTATACAAAGACTGAGATCATTTTATCTGgggctgaaaaaaaaatgcagtggttCTATTTGTTAATACATTTGCATGCGTTTAGACATTTGACATTCAGGAACAAACCCTGAAATCCTTTCTCAGTTAAAAGCAGATATACAGGAATCTAGCCAAAGCCATTCTGGCACGCTTTACCACaagtgaagaaagaactgatcaaATTACAGagcaatctgatttttttttccagctagccattctgcattttattgtatttttgttAAACCTTCTTTAAAGATCAGCTATTGACTCAGCAAACAATTATCTGCTATTACCCCACCTTTAACTTTGATACAAGCTGCAAGTTCTCTTCTCCCAGGCCATCAAGCAGTACCACAGCCAACTGTTCTGCTACAGTTTTTTCCtgcacaaacaaaaagtaaagaatGAGGATAAATTTAGCTTCAAAACTACAttcagcactcacaagagtgaggcAAAAGTGTGAACTCACTCTGCATGCTGTCGCTGGAGAGCTATTATAGGAGCATCTCTTTTTGTAACTTGCATATCTTTGAAGAATAGGAGATCCCTGAAGGTTATTTCCTGTTTTCACCCCAAAATTGTCTCTTAATATCATTTTGCATCTCTCAGTCCCACTCCCACTCCTCAGAGACTACTGATTTCCTCAGTACCCATCCCACATGTGCGTCATTCTATCTTCTATAATTGCCTTTACCAAATCCCAGCTTAAAATTTTAAGGTAGATCAACACTAGATGGGTGCCAGAAACCTTTGTTCATATACATGTTTCAAGCCTACCCCCATAATAAGCATCTAAGCCTACATCTCCAGTTTAATCAAACAAGACTTTAAAGAATTTGCACTTGAGATCAAAAGACCTTAGGCAACAGATGAATACCAAACATTTACAGAGTCAGCTAAAGGACAGCATCCAGGGCTGGCATGCAAAGAGGTCTAGCTGCAGAAGTCAGCTAAGACTTTGAAAGAGGGGACTCGCTCACAGAACCACTGGCTTGGTACCCTTGGCAGAGAGGCCAGCTTGCTACCTGTTCAACAGGTGCTCTGCAGGATCCCTGCTGTTTGCTCTCTGATTGCTGATGCTTCTTTAAGGCCATCATCTCATCAGATCTATGATTAGGGTCTCTTTCAGCTTCTAAATGAAATGTTGCACACTGTCCCTCCTCTTTTCTAGCAGATTCTGCACCACAGCTGTCCGAGTCCAGTGGAATGGCAGAGTCTCTACATTCCCTACGATCCACAACCTGGCCAGATGCTCCTTTGGAGGAATGAATGTTCACTTGCAAGGGAAGCACAGAAGGTGTGGTGGGAAAGATGTTACTGTTTACTGATGGTAAGACAGCTGGGGTTGCACCCAAGACAGGGAAAAGAGATGAGGAAATCTGAGACTCAGGCTGACTGGGAGCACCAGCTAAGACAGTCTCCATGGGAGTAAAGAGCAATTCACTTGTGCAAAGTCCCTTCTTGGAAGCTGGGCTTTCTAAATGAGGTAACTTGGACAACACATTTTTGAAAGGCGAAATCAAATTGCTTTCATGCTTCTTCTTTTCTGCATTCATTTGTGGATCTTGTGTGTCCTCTGAAGCCACACCATCTCCAGACGTACTAGGAACAAAAACCTCTAAATCATTCACAGGGGAAGATTTAAATTTCTCAAGTTTTAGTAGCCCAAATTCCTCATCAGGTAAGTGAAAGTCTTTAATACCCAGTCTGGAGGGCAGCCACTGGAGACTGCGGAAGCTAAAGAGAGAGTCTGCAGTATCAGGGTCCATAGCAGGGAGACCAAGAGAAACTGGATCCTCTGAATCCATTTGATGGCTATGTCCTCTTTTGCTCTCACCTAGACACAGAAAGACATAATATGAGAGAGAACATCACATCATAAAACAACCAGCAACTAGCCCTCCAATCTCTTATCTAGAGTGTCGCAACACTCTAATCTATTTTCCAAAAACAGCCACATCCCTCTTAACACATGGAAGTGCCATTTTCTGGGAAGACATTACATTCCACAATTGCTCTGCATTAAGGCTTCAGCTAAAACATCATTGGCAAAGGCTGCCAGAATTGACGGAATGCCTAGCTAGATTCTGTTCCGTCTTTCTCCcaacactttttcttttcacagaattcACAGACTATCAGACTGTAATACCAATCTTTGTGTTTCACACTTGTCAGCACTAAAAACTCATTAATGCCCAGACACAGTTGGCGAAACAGAGATTTATGTCCATTTGCTGAAAAATCAGGTCGAGCTTGCAAAAACTTTACTCTAGCAGCAAAGCCAGCTTAAGACTTTCTCAGCCCTGCTCCTCATCCATGCACTGCTGTTCACACCCTGCCACTGTGCCAAGGCAGCAGTTTCTGGAATTGTGCAAGTAACAGGGGCACCGCGATGATctcaattgtttaaaaaaagcttcaACTCTCAAGAGACAAAAAGTTAACCCAGATCAGATTTTCCTGCATAAAAATAATATGTCAGGGTGTGAACAGCAGTGCATGGATTTACTTAGCCATTTCCCTGCCTTACAGTTGGGCTCTAGTTTTAGGGAGTGCTTTTACTTGATGAAATACCTTTTGAGACTCGACTGGCTCTCTGTCTTGCAGAGGAACGTAGGGGACGGTGTGGAGAGAGACATTCATTAATCCCTAggagctgctcagccctgcaggCTCCTCGCACATGTTGATTCTTCACATGTTCCACTGGATGTTTATCAGATTGACACACACTTAAGTTAACATCCAGATCTCCTACGCAGCTGGCAAAAGTTTCTTTCCCTGGGTTCAAAGAATCACTCTTCTGAAGTGGATTTTGAACCTGTTCTAACAGAGTCTTATGGCATTTGCCAAATACTTGACTTCCAACAGAAGAAGGATCAGCACTCATTGGCTGCATAGTGCCAGGCGCTTCTGTCTCTCCAGACCCAAGAGCTGCAGCACCAGACAACCTTATCTCATCTAAAGACGATTTTTCAAGATTACCCTTGGAGTTTTCCTTTTCGCTCTGACAGTCATTTGATAAGACACTACTGCTTTCTTTTGGTGTTACGAGATCCAAACCCACTAGAAGTTCCTGTGACGCTTGATTCACAGTGGGTTTGCATGtagactttcttcttcccttttgtttCCTCTGTGATTGTCTCTGCTCGTTCTTTGTGCTAGCAATACTGTTCTGAGAGATGGATCCAAGCGAAGTGCTGCTACTGTCAGATGGAGGAAGAGATTGTCGAGGACTACTTGAATTCACTGGACTGTTTTCTGCACCAAGAAAAGGGAATGGCACGGCCCCTGACTCCTCATCATTTTCAACTGCTTCTTGGGAGGGCCGATCTGAATTTGCATCTTTCTGCTTGCACTTATTTCGCAGACCTTTCTTGCTCCTACCCAGCTGGCTGAGAATTACTGCATCTAGGTCCACTTTCCTCTGGCAATTAGACATACGGCGAGTTGTCCTGACATAGTATTCAACTGGAAATAGAAGCCCTTCAACAACTGTGCAAGAGTTCAATGCACTTTCAGTTTCAGGAGTTGTCACCTTCTCTAGGTGAGAAAATCTTGACTCAGTTTCAAGCTCTTGAGTCTCCAACAGTTTTTCAACATTGCCTGTAAGAGAATCTGTAGGAAAGCGATTTAAACCATTAGTGTCATTCTGATTTCCTTCAGGGTTTTCGCTCTCATTAATTACAGTGTTATTTCTGTCAGTGGGCAATACTTCTTTCTCCGACACTAAATCCAAGAGCTTACATAATTCTCCCTGATCTTCACGCTTACTCTCATTAATTGTTTGGTTTTTTATATTGGAAGGTTCTTTTCCTCCATCATCACTGGTGTCAGGTAAAATAGATTCACTGTTTTCTAAACACAGCGGTGCAGGCTCACAGTTAGCAGACACAGCCACAGCATTTGGGGGCCCAGGCTGCCGGACATCACTGCTGTCCCTTGAAGCACATGAAAATAGCTCAGGCATTCCTACAGGGATACTGTCTTCAAGTGTTTCTTGTACGACTCCTAACTCTGCATCCGGAGGTGTTAAactgtttccttctctcctcacaAGGGCTGGTCTGGAGGCTCTGTGAGCATCTTCCTCCATGTTTGAGAAACTGCTTCGTCTGAACACTGGTGACCCAAGGTCCTCTTCATTGGCCATTTGATTTTTCACCTTTTCATCAGCGTTTATTAGCAGCACATCATGCAGAGATTCCCTTTCCTCTGGCACCACAGTctttgttctcctcctcctcagcttcATCATACCTCttgaggtttgggtttttttctcctcagcagcaGGCCTAACAATTCCACTGCAGACATTTTCCCAGCTAGCCTGTGTACTTTCTGCCTGTGAACTGTTTGACAAGCTAACTTTGTCGTTGAAGAATTCAGGTTTTTGTTTAAATGTGAcagatgttttcttctttgtgcCAGGAACAGAGCAGCTTTTGGTCTGTAACTGACAGGTTTCATGTTTACCAGCACTAGGAGATACGGTATCTCTAgaacctgtggaaaaaaaaaagtctcatgtgTGAAAGTACTCCCAAAAAAGTCCCATCCAAGAAAAACATCATACAGTGAAACCAGACAACTTTGGCAGGAGCGAAAGACTAGGAATGTTCCTGGGATCTTACAGGCAGGACTGAAGAGCACTGGCAGACCTGCTGAGGGGGAAAGGAGAGAGCACTCGTAAGAAGGGATGTTATTGTAGATGATGATTTAGCAATACTGGAAAAGCCGCATATTGGGTACAAAGGGGAGCAGATGCGGCAACAGCAGCAGTGGACAGCTTGAGTCAGAACCAAAGCGTGTCAATAGAGTTGCAGGTATCCCAGCTCCAACAGGACTGGGTGCTGTGTGCCAGGACTTGGGCACCAAGGCAGAAAGGATCTGAGCTGGCTCCTCACTCCTGATCTGCAGCCTGCGCATTGGCttggggaggaacaacgggaaggaaaaataaagttttcaagGACTGCAGCTGGGGGTATTCACACGGATCTGTTCAGAAAGGCAAACCGCCAGGAAACACCACGCAGCTGTGCACAAAGGCACCGCTTAACCTCCTACCTGCGGGGCTCTGCGGGGTCTCCCCTTCCCCGAGCAGGCGGTTTTGCTCTGCGACCGTTCTCTGGACGAAGCCCTGAACTCTCTCGGCTCTCTGCGCGCGCTGATAACACAACAGCGGGTCAGGGCTCGGGCGCCGAGGAAACACGCCTTCCCCCCGCCGCTCCgccacccggcccggcccgctcacCCGCAGCCGGCTCACGGTCTCGCTGTACTCCCGCCTCAGCAGCGCCAGCTTCTCCCGCAGCTGCAAGACAAAACGTGACGGGGTGGtagcgccgcccggccccggccccggccccggccgcccccccccgacCCTCCCGGCCGCCCCGCACCTTCTCCCGCTCGGCGCCGCTCAGCTCCTCCATGGCCGCGGCCGCCTGCCGGAAGCGCGCCGCGCGCGCGAGCCGCCGCGTCGCCATGGCAACCGCGCCGGGATTGGCTGCGCCCTCGGCGGAAGCGCCGGCGGATGGGAAGTGACGTGTCGGAAGGCGGGTGTGGCGGCGCGGAAGTGGCGGAGCCATGGAGCTGAGCGAGATGCTCTACAACAAGTCCGAGTACATCGAGACGGTGCGGCCGCGctgggcggggggcggcgggcggcggggccggggcggctgagGGGGCctggccgggggagccgggggccgcgGTGACCCGCCTCTTCTCCCCGCAGGCGTCCGGCAACAAGGTGAGCCGTCAGTCCGTGCTGTGCGGCAGCCAGAACATCGTCCTCAACGGCAAGGTgggcgcggccgcgggcggccccTTCCAGCCAGCGCCGGGGGATCCGCGCGAGCGTGGGaacgcgcccgccgcgccgcccccgcccctgcccctgccgggCCCCGCTCGGCCCGCGGGGGAGGCGGCCCAGCCCCCGAGTCCGGCCACCATCGCGGCTGCGCCACGCCGCTGCGTTATCCTTGGGCCGCCCCCTCGCCCCTCAGACACCGGAGCTTTGCTCTTGGCAGAGCCAAAGAAAACTTACTGCGGGCGTGAGCAGCTCTCGGTGCTTTCGTCCATGCGACGGCAAAGGCGTATTTCTGCCTGCTCTTAAGTCTCGCTTTGTGCAGCTCACTTACTAACGCGATGGGAGAGCAGCCAGTGTTTCTGGGCTCTGTGCCATTTTCTCTGTTCTCACTCTTCTTTTGACTAAAAGAACCATCTGTAATGTTATATGGTTTCATTGAAGTAGTCTGACTTCTGCATGAGTCTTCATAAGAACTAGTAACACCGACAGAAATTGGAGCTCAttcatctctttctcttcctATCCAGACAATAGTTATGAACGACTGCATCATTCGGGGTGACCTGGCAAACGTAAGGGTTGGACGCCACTGCGTGGTGAAAAGCCGTAGTGTCATTAGACCACCCTTCAAGAAGTTTAGTAAAGGGTAAGAATTGCCTTCCTTCAGGAAGCAAACTGAAGTTAAAATTcgtatacttaaaaatattaGGTTGTGTAGGATCTGTATTTAGAGGGCTGTGTTCCTTTTGCAACAATTTTGCATAAATATGTCCCTCTAAACCTGCTTTTTCTTCAAATTGTCAGCTTTGCTTTGAGGGTTACTGTGCCTTTCAAACTGTAATATGGAAAGACTGGGATATGTTAAAATAGCGAAGTGAAGAACGTGTTTCATTTGTTCTTCATTTATTTGCAGTCTTTAGATCTAAGCATGTTTTACTGACATGACATATTCCTGTTGTTTCTTTTGGTCATCTTTTGGAAATATCTGAGAAAAGACCGGCTGCTGTTCAAATCTTCCTTAGTATCAAACTTGCCTCTGGTAATATAATTGGAGATGGCAGACTTCATGGTGTGATTTTAGGTCTA
This region of Apteryx mantelli isolate bAptMan1 chromosome 16, bAptMan1.hap1, whole genome shotgun sequence genomic DNA includes:
- the PALB2 gene encoding partner and localizer of BRCA2, which translates into the protein MATRRLARAARFRQAAAAMEELSGAEREKLQLREKLALLRREYSETVSRLRRAQRAERVQGFVQRTVAEQNRLLGEGETPQSPAGSRDTVSPSAGKHETCQLQTKSCSVPGTKKKTSVTFKQKPEFFNDKVSLSNSSQAESTQASWENVCSGIVRPAAEEKKTQTSRGMMKLRRRRTKTVVPEERESLHDVLLINADEKVKNQMANEEDLGSPVFRRSSFSNMEEDAHRASRPALVRREGNSLTPPDAELGVVQETLEDSIPVGMPELFSCASRDSSDVRQPGPPNAVAVSANCEPAPLCLENSESILPDTSDDGGKEPSNIKNQTINESKREDQGELCKLLDLVSEKEVLPTDRNNTVINESENPEGNQNDTNGLNRFPTDSLTGNVEKLLETQELETESRFSHLEKVTTPETESALNSCTVVEGLLFPVEYYVRTTRRMSNCQRKVDLDAVILSQLGRSKKGLRNKCKQKDANSDRPSQEAVENDEESGAVPFPFLGAENSPVNSSSPRQSLPPSDSSSTSLGSISQNSIASTKNEQRQSQRKQKGRRKSTCKPTVNQASQELLVGLDLVTPKESSSVLSNDCQSEKENSKGNLEKSSLDEIRLSGAAALGSGETEAPGTMQPMSADPSSVGSQVFGKCHKTLLEQVQNPLQKSDSLNPGKETFASCVGDLDVNLSVCQSDKHPVEHVKNQHVRGACRAEQLLGINECLSPHRPLRSSARQRASRVSKGESKRGHSHQMDSEDPVSLGLPAMDPDTADSLFSFRSLQWLPSRLGIKDFHLPDEEFGLLKLEKFKSSPVNDLEVFVPSTSGDGVASEDTQDPQMNAEKKKHESNLISPFKNVLSKLPHLESPASKKGLCTSELLFTPMETVLAGAPSQPESQISSSLFPVLGATPAVLPSVNSNIFPTTPSVLPLQVNIHSSKGASGQVVDRRECRDSAIPLDSDSCGAESARKEEGQCATFHLEAERDPNHRSDEMMALKKHQQSESKQQGSCRAPVEQEKTVAEQLAVVLLDGLGEENLQLVSKLKDSSHSCAVDVSTMWWEAGGCRELCVVTACESSVSLWKLLAPGHWGKVYTWQPGEIPVIQIIPLPDTCNLVCIALGDLEIGEIRLLLYSSENDSFKQSLVKTGTIKAVLGLKDRRLVSSSRTVQEQQVEMISFSETGRSKEGQTLMPPEETVLAFAEVEGMRDALVGTTAVNSIVVWNLKTGQLLKKMHVGYSYPASICHRAYSDSGLLFVVLSHPHAKESELCGNPAFRVIAFNPKTARSTGVIFSSLPPGHAGRYLEGEVKDASAAAVLTSGTIAVWDLLLGQCTALLPPNSNGSWSLVRWSVTSACLLAGQKDGSVYLYHYSQPKAGKT